The genomic interval AGATTCTAAAGATACAATCACAATCAAAAATGACGGTGGAGAAACAAAAGTTAAAAAAGGTGCGAAACGCGTTGTAGCATTAGAATATTCATTCGTAGATGCTTTGGCTTCATTAGGTGTGACACCAGTTGGCGTCGCTGATGATAATAAACCAGATCGTATTATCAAACCTATTCGCGAAAAAATCGGTAAATATGAATCAGTTGGAACACGTAAACAACCTAACTTAGAAGTAATCAGCAAAGAAAAACCAGACTTAATTCTTGCTGACCAACAACGTCATAAAGGTATTAAAAAAGAATTAAACAAAATTGCACCAACAATTTTCTTGCCAAGTTTTGATGGTGACTATAAACAAAATATCGATGCATTCAAAACAATCGCTAAAGCTTTAGGTAAAGAAAAAGAAGGCGATAAACGTTTGAAAGAACATAACGAAAAAATGGATGACTACGCTAAAGATATTAAATTTGATAAAAAATTAAGTGCGTTACCAGCAGTTATTACAAAATCTGATATCATGGCACACTCAGATAAATCTTATGTTGGACAAATTTTCCATCAATTAGGATTTAAAGAAGCTTTAAATAAAGGAACTTCTAAAGATTTACCAAAATATATGAATGGTCCTTACTTGAAAATGTCAACTGAGCAATTAGCTAAAGTGAACCCGCAACAAATGTTTATCATGATTGATGAAAAAGATAAACCATTATTAGATAAACAAGAAAACGATGAAGTTTGGAAAACT from Staphylococcus condimenti carries:
- a CDS encoding ABC transporter substrate-binding protein; this encodes MNKLKFLGILVLVLALTVVTACGNGNSDKSKESSKKDSKDTITIKNDGGETKVKKGAKRVVALEYSFVDALASLGVTPVGVADDNKPDRIIKPIREKIGKYESVGTRKQPNLEVISKEKPDLILADQQRHKGIKKELNKIAPTIFLPSFDGDYKQNIDAFKTIAKALGKEKEGDKRLKEHNEKMDDYAKDIKFDKKLSALPAVITKSDIMAHSDKSYVGQIFHQLGFKEALNKGTSKDLPKYMNGPYLKMSTEQLAKVNPQQMFIMIDEKDKPLLDKQENDEVWKTIDAVKHNRVYTADRSTWSRSRGLISSEELAKDLVKLSKEHENDQSSK